AATGTTGCCCGCCACGTGTCTGAAAGTCCAGGATACCACTTAAGGTAATCACCAGTTGACGGGTCGGTGCGTCATGCCATTCAAATGCACCGCCGGTTGGTGTTTCTTGAAAGGAGGCCTTAGTCACCGGGAAACTACCGCTTTCGATGTCCCCGTTGGTGCCCAGTTTTAAATTTATAACGCCTTCTTCGAAATAAGAGTTCTCGTCCTCTCCTGTCCAGATGCGGATACATTTTATCATCAGTCTAACCCTAAGACAGCAGCCGTATCAGCTCGAATTTTGCGGCATAGCTCCGCATCATCAACCAAAGACTGACCATAGGAAGGGATGATTTCCTTAAGCCTAGCCAAGTCATTAGGAAAGCATTTTTCCAGCATATTAATGGCGATAAAAACTGCCGTAGAAGCGCCTGGAGACGCGCCCATCAGACCAACCAGTGAATGGTCCGATGCTGAGATCAGCTCAGTCCCAAATTCCAAAACGCCGCCCTGCTTGGGGTCTGGCTTTATCACTTGAACGCGCTGACCAGCAACTTCCAATTTCCAATCTTCAGTCTTTGCTTGTGGATAGTATTCTTGTAAAGCGGCAAACCGATGTTTAGAAGATTGGAATACTTGGCCTATCAAGTATTTGGTCAGACTCATATTCTTCAAGCCTACAGCTATAAGAGACTTTAAATTGCTCAGCTTAAGTGCTCCGAAGAAATCCCATAAAGAGCCACGCTTTAGGAATTTGGTCGAAAATCCAGCATATGGGCCAAATAGGACAGATCGTTTTCCGTCAATCACGCGCGTGTCCAAATGCGGTACTGACATCGGGGGTGAGCCGACAGACGCCTTGCCATAAACTTTCGCTTGATGCGCATCGCTGACTGCAGGATTATCGCACCTGAGCCAGATACCGCTGATAGGGAAGCCTGCGTAGCCTTTTATTTCAGGTATACCAGCCTTCTGGAGCAAGGAGAGCGTTCCCCCGCCGGCACCCAGGAAAACAAAACGGGCGCTGGTTGCGCTGGTTTCGCCAGTTTGATTATTCTTAACTTGAACATGCCATCTTCCATCAGATTCTCTATGCACGTGCGTGACATGATGTAGGTACTGGATTTTAACGCCGGCATCACTCAGATGCTGCATTAAACTGCGTGTCAAAGAGCCGTAATCGACGTCCGTTCCGGTATTCATTCGTGTGGCTGCCACGATTTCACTGGGAGAGCGCCCCTGCATGACCAGCGGGATCCATTCATTCAGCTTGCTGTGATCTTCTGAGTATTGCATCCCCGCGTAGCAATGATGCGCGGAGAGCGCCGCATGGCGCTTTTTCAAAAACGCGACATCTTTTGCCCCCCGGACGAAACTCATATGAGGCACTGGATGAATAAAAGTTTTAGGATCCGAAATGACTTTGCGTTGAACCAGATAGGACCAAAATTGTCGTGACAAATCAAATTCGATATTAACTTCCAAAGCTTTAGAAATATCGACGCTGCCATCTGAGCGTTCGGGCGTGTAGTTGAGCTCGCAATTCGCCGCATGACCCGTGCCAGCATTGTTCCAAGCATTGGAACTTTCCAAACCAGCATCTTCCAAGGTCTCGTATATCTCAATACTCAACGCGGGGTTCAGTTCATTCAAGAATACGCCTAAGGTTGCGCTCATGATTCCAGCACCAACCAGAACAACATCCGCCATAACTTCCCCCTGCGCCTATTTTAGTTAAGGCGTTTTTCGATTTAGTGTTTTAACCGTAACACCACTACTGAGGGGGTTTCAACTAAGCCCAAAGACGCTGTTCTCTGAACTCCAGCATTCGATCAATAAAGGCGATAGCCCGTTCAACGGGTTCCGGACCGCCAAAAATGTTGCCCATTGAATATTGCTTAGTATGACAAAGATTTTAATGACCTGCCTACTGTCTTTATTATGTGTCCAAACAGCGATGGCCGAGCTGACCGTATCTCCCAAAATACTCGAACGAGCACCCGAAGGGGTGCTGTTATCGGTTTTAGTGACCAGGGCTACCCCCCACCAGAAACTCGGCCTCTATACCCTGCCCGCCAAGAAGCTTATGGGCATCGGCTTCGTTAATTCAAATGGCGTTTTACAGTTCCCCTCTGTGTTAATTGCTTACAAAAGCATGGAGCATTTCGAAAATGGTCGCTATAGATTGCATTTGCTCGTGACCGACAACAAAAGCGAAAATAGAATAATTACTTTGCCAATGATTTAACTTAGTATCATTTTCGAAAAACTTTGACTTTCAACCGGACACCGGGATACTAGGCAGGGGATGAAGGGAATTGTATTCAACCTGCTTGAGAGCTATATCGTGTCTGCAGGCGGGCAATCTGCGTATGATGACATCCTTGCTAAATGCAAGTTGCAAACGTCCGAACCCTTTGTGGGGCCAGGCACCTACCCTGATTCGGATTTTATGGAAATGGTGGTCAAGGCTGCCGAACATTTGAACATTTCCCTGCCAAATGCTGTTCGCGGGTTTGGGCGATTCTGCTTCCCCAGACTGGCAAGTAAATTCTCAACTTTTGTCACACCCTTTGAAAATGACCCTAAGGGTTTTTTAAAGACCATTGACAACGTTATTCATGTCGAGGTGCGCAAGCTTTATCGAGACGCCATCACGCCGGAATTCGTTATCAGCGATACCGGTCCCAATCAGCTTTTGATGGCTTATAGCTCTCCTAGAAAGCTTTGCATCTTCGCTGAAGGACTTCTTGACGGCGTTGGCGATTATTTCAAAAAGCCTCTCCAATACACCCAAGCCACTTGCATGCATGAGGGTGCTCCTGCCTGTAACATCGAGATTCAATTCCTGTGAGCGCTTCCAACTCTGAAAGCGTTTTACAACAGAAAATTGCCATTCTTGAACGGATGATTGAGGATAGCAGCCGCGATCTTTTCACGGCCAACGTCGATTTGCAAAAACAGGTTTCCCTTTTTGGAAGTCTGCTGGACGCGCTGCAAATCGGTGTGTTAGGCGAATTGCCTGACGGTACAATCTGTTTTGCCAATGCCTACTTCTGTAGGCTGTTCGATATTAACGGCTCCCCTCAGGAACTGCTGGGATTTCCCCATGCACAGATTTCTGGGCTAGAACAAGCAATCCCCCAGGC
This sequence is a window from Myxococcota bacterium. Protein-coding genes within it:
- the mqo gene encoding malate dehydrogenase (quinone) yields the protein MADVVLVGAGIMSATLGVFLNELNPALSIEIYETLEDAGLESSNAWNNAGTGHAANCELNYTPERSDGSVDISKALEVNIEFDLSRQFWSYLVQRKVISDPKTFIHPVPHMSFVRGAKDVAFLKKRHAALSAHHCYAGMQYSEDHSKLNEWIPLVMQGRSPSEIVAATRMNTGTDVDYGSLTRSLMQHLSDAGVKIQYLHHVTHVHRESDGRWHVQVKNNQTGETSATSARFVFLGAGGGTLSLLQKAGIPEIKGYAGFPISGIWLRCDNPAVSDAHQAKVYGKASVGSPPMSVPHLDTRVIDGKRSVLFGPYAGFSTKFLKRGSLWDFFGALKLSNLKSLIAVGLKNMSLTKYLIGQVFQSSKHRFAALQEYYPQAKTEDWKLEVAGQRVQVIKPDPKQGGVLEFGTELISASDHSLVGLMGASPGASTAVFIAINMLEKCFPNDLARLKEIIPSYGQSLVDDAELCRKIRADTAAVLGLD
- a CDS encoding heme NO-binding domain-containing protein, yielding MKGIVFNLLESYIVSAGGQSAYDDILAKCKLQTSEPFVGPGTYPDSDFMEMVVKAAEHLNISLPNAVRGFGRFCFPRLASKFSTFVTPFENDPKGFLKTIDNVIHVEVRKLYRDAITPEFVISDTGPNQLLMAYSSPRKLCIFAEGLLDGVGDYFKKPLQYTQATCMHEGAPACNIEIQFL